A single Eulemur rufifrons isolate Redbay chromosome 9, OSU_ERuf_1, whole genome shotgun sequence DNA region contains:
- the DUS1L gene encoding tRNA-dihydrouridine(16/17) synthase [NAD(P)(+)]-like isoform X3 — MAKLQGFEFWSRTLGGARHVVAPMVDQSELAWRLLSRRHGAQLCYTPMLHAQVFVRDANYRKENLYCEVCPEDRPLIVQFCANDPEVFVQAALLAQDHCDAIDLNLGCPQMIAKRGHYGAFLQEEWDLLQRMILLAHEKLSVPVTCKIRVFPEIEKTVRYAQMLEKAGCQLLTVHGRTKEQRGPLSGAASWEHIKAVRRQPAQPRPVRRPEPCCVGAGGRVPGPRAPAPLPAVLRPGPPLQAVAPHVHQQLREELAKVKTLEGIAAVSWELKLRCQEEMARQQGEKPASDLPFFHWICQPYVRPGPREGSRNAGACSKRALEEEEGSTEVLSKNKQKKQLRNPHKTFDPSLKPKYAKCDQCGNPKGNRCVFNLCRGCCKKRAFKETADCPGHGLLFKTKLEKSLACKGPQLGLQEPQQAGPGAPGGFSEVVGSALA, encoded by the exons ATGGCAAAGCTGCAGGGCTTCGAGTTCTGGAGCCGCACCCTGGGGGGGGCCCGCCACGTGGTGGCCCCCATGGTGGACCAGAGCGAGCTGGCCTGGAGGCTGCTGAGCCGCCGCCACGGGGCACAGCTGTGCTACACTCCCATGCTGCACGCCCAGGTCTTCGTCCGCGATGCCAACTACCGGAAGGAAAACCTGTACTGCGAAGTGTGCCCCGAGGACCGGCCCCTCATTGTGCAG TTCTGTGCCAATGACCCGGAGGTGTTTGTCCAGGCGGCTCTGCTGGCGCAGGATCACTGCGACGCCATCGACCTGAACTTGGGCTGCCCGCAGATGATAGCCAAGAGAG GTCACTATGGTGCCTTCCTGCAGGAAGAGTGGGACCTACTCCAAAGAATGA TTCTGCTGGCCCATGAGAAACTCTCTGTTCCTGTCACGTGCAAAATCCGTGTCTTTCCAGAGATTGAGAAGACGGTGCGGTATGCCCAGATGCTGGAGAAGGCCGGCTGCCAG TTGCTGACTGTGCATGGACGCACCAAGGAGCAGAGGGGTCCCCTGTCAGGCGCAGCGTCCTGGGAACACATCAAGGCTGTGCG AAGGCAACCTGCACAACCCCGCCCTGTTCGAAGGCCGGAGCCCTGCTGTGTGGGAGCTGGCGGAAGAGTACCTGGACCTCGTGCGCCAGCACCCCTGCCCGCTGTCCTACGTCCGGGCCCACCTCTTCAAGCTGTGGCACCACAC GTGCACCAGCAGCTTCGAGAGGAGCTCGCCAAAGTGAAGACCCTGGAGGGCATTGCCGCTGTGAGCTGGGAGCTGAAGCTGCGCTGTCAG GAGGAGATGGCCAGGCAGCAGGGAGAGAAGCCCGCCAGTGACCTGCCATTTTTCCACTGGATCTGCCAGCCCTACGTCCGGCCAGG GCCCCGGGAGGGGAGCAGGAATGCTGGGGCTTGCAGTAAGCgggccctggaggaggaggagggcagcacGGAGGTCCTGTCCAAGAACAAGCAGAAGAAGCAGCTGAGGAACCCCCACAAGACCTTCGACCCATCTCTGAAGC CAAAATACGCAAAGTGTGACCAGTGTGGGAACCCAAAG GGCAATAGGTGCGTGTTCAATCTGTGCCGCGGCTGCTGTAAGAAGCGAGCCTTTAAGGAGACCGCAGATTGCCCAG GTCATGGGTtgctttttaaaaccaaattgGAGAAGTCTCTGGCCTGCAAAGGGCCCCAGCTTGGGCTGCAGGAGCCTcagcaggctgggcctggggcaccAGGTGGCTTCTCTGAAGTCGTGGGCAGTGCCCTGGCCTGA
- the DUS1L gene encoding tRNA-dihydrouridine(16/17) synthase [NAD(P)(+)]-like isoform X2: MAKLQGFEFWSRTLGGARHVVAPMVDQSELAWRLLSRRHGAQLCYTPMLHAQVFVRDANYRKENLYCEVCPEDRPLIVQFCANDPEVFVQAALLAQDHCDAIDLNLGCPQMIAKRGHYGAFLQEEWDLLQRMKIEKTVRYAQMLEKAGCQLLTVHGRTKEQRGPLSGAASWEHIKAVRKAVAIPVFANGNIQCLQDVERCLRDTGVQGVMSAEGNLHNPALFEGRSPAVWELAEEYLDLVRQHPCPLSYVRAHLFKLWHHTLQVHQQLREELAKVKTLEGIAAVSWELKLRCQEEMARQQGEKPASDLPFFHWICQPYVRPGPREGSRNAGACSKRALEEEEGSTEVLSKNKQKKQLRNPHKTFDPSLKPKYAKCDQCGNPKGNRCVFNLCRGCCKKRAFKETADCPGHGLLFKTKLEKSLACKGPQLGLQEPQQAGPGAPGGFSEVVGSALA, encoded by the exons ATGGCAAAGCTGCAGGGCTTCGAGTTCTGGAGCCGCACCCTGGGGGGGGCCCGCCACGTGGTGGCCCCCATGGTGGACCAGAGCGAGCTGGCCTGGAGGCTGCTGAGCCGCCGCCACGGGGCACAGCTGTGCTACACTCCCATGCTGCACGCCCAGGTCTTCGTCCGCGATGCCAACTACCGGAAGGAAAACCTGTACTGCGAAGTGTGCCCCGAGGACCGGCCCCTCATTGTGCAG TTCTGTGCCAATGACCCGGAGGTGTTTGTCCAGGCGGCTCTGCTGGCGCAGGATCACTGCGACGCCATCGACCTGAACTTGGGCTGCCCGCAGATGATAGCCAAGAGAG GTCACTATGGTGCCTTCCTGCAGGAAGAGTGGGACCTACTCCAAAGAATGA AGATTGAGAAGACGGTGCGGTATGCCCAGATGCTGGAGAAGGCCGGCTGCCAG TTGCTGACTGTGCATGGACGCACCAAGGAGCAGAGGGGTCCCCTGTCAGGCGCAGCGTCCTGGGAACACATCAAGGCTGTGCG GAAGGCTGTGGCCATCCCTGTGTTTGCCAACGGGAACATCCAGTGCCTGCAGGACGTGGAGCGGTGCCTGCGGGACACGGGTGTGCAGGGGGTCAtgagtgcag AAGGCAACCTGCACAACCCCGCCCTGTTCGAAGGCCGGAGCCCTGCTGTGTGGGAGCTGGCGGAAGAGTACCTGGACCTCGTGCGCCAGCACCCCTGCCCGCTGTCCTACGTCCGGGCCCACCTCTTCAAGCTGTGGCACCACAC GCTGCAGGTGCACCAGCAGCTTCGAGAGGAGCTCGCCAAAGTGAAGACCCTGGAGGGCATTGCCGCTGTGAGCTGGGAGCTGAAGCTGCGCTGTCAG GAGGAGATGGCCAGGCAGCAGGGAGAGAAGCCCGCCAGTGACCTGCCATTTTTCCACTGGATCTGCCAGCCCTACGTCCGGCCAGG GCCCCGGGAGGGGAGCAGGAATGCTGGGGCTTGCAGTAAGCgggccctggaggaggaggagggcagcacGGAGGTCCTGTCCAAGAACAAGCAGAAGAAGCAGCTGAGGAACCCCCACAAGACCTTCGACCCATCTCTGAAGC CAAAATACGCAAAGTGTGACCAGTGTGGGAACCCAAAG GGCAATAGGTGCGTGTTCAATCTGTGCCGCGGCTGCTGTAAGAAGCGAGCCTTTAAGGAGACCGCAGATTGCCCAG GTCATGGGTtgctttttaaaaccaaattgGAGAAGTCTCTGGCCTGCAAAGGGCCCCAGCTTGGGCTGCAGGAGCCTcagcaggctgggcctggggcaccAGGTGGCTTCTCTGAAGTCGTGGGCAGTGCCCTGGCCTGA
- the DUS1L gene encoding tRNA-dihydrouridine(16/17) synthase [NAD(P)(+)]-like isoform X1 produces MAKLQGFEFWSRTLGGARHVVAPMVDQSELAWRLLSRRHGAQLCYTPMLHAQVFVRDANYRKENLYCEVCPEDRPLIVQFCANDPEVFVQAALLAQDHCDAIDLNLGCPQMIAKRGHYGAFLQEEWDLLQRMILLAHEKLSVPVTCKIRVFPEIEKTVRYAQMLEKAGCQLLTVHGRTKEQRGPLSGAASWEHIKAVRKAVAIPVFANGNIQCLQDVERCLRDTGVQGVMSAEGNLHNPALFEGRSPAVWELAEEYLDLVRQHPCPLSYVRAHLFKLWHHTLQVHQQLREELAKVKTLEGIAAVSWELKLRCQEEMARQQGEKPASDLPFFHWICQPYVRPGPREGSRNAGACSKRALEEEEGSTEVLSKNKQKKQLRNPHKTFDPSLKPKYAKCDQCGNPKGNRCVFNLCRGCCKKRAFKETADCPGHGLLFKTKLEKSLACKGPQLGLQEPQQAGPGAPGGFSEVVGSALA; encoded by the exons ATGGCAAAGCTGCAGGGCTTCGAGTTCTGGAGCCGCACCCTGGGGGGGGCCCGCCACGTGGTGGCCCCCATGGTGGACCAGAGCGAGCTGGCCTGGAGGCTGCTGAGCCGCCGCCACGGGGCACAGCTGTGCTACACTCCCATGCTGCACGCCCAGGTCTTCGTCCGCGATGCCAACTACCGGAAGGAAAACCTGTACTGCGAAGTGTGCCCCGAGGACCGGCCCCTCATTGTGCAG TTCTGTGCCAATGACCCGGAGGTGTTTGTCCAGGCGGCTCTGCTGGCGCAGGATCACTGCGACGCCATCGACCTGAACTTGGGCTGCCCGCAGATGATAGCCAAGAGAG GTCACTATGGTGCCTTCCTGCAGGAAGAGTGGGACCTACTCCAAAGAATGA TTCTGCTGGCCCATGAGAAACTCTCTGTTCCTGTCACGTGCAAAATCCGTGTCTTTCCAGAGATTGAGAAGACGGTGCGGTATGCCCAGATGCTGGAGAAGGCCGGCTGCCAG TTGCTGACTGTGCATGGACGCACCAAGGAGCAGAGGGGTCCCCTGTCAGGCGCAGCGTCCTGGGAACACATCAAGGCTGTGCG GAAGGCTGTGGCCATCCCTGTGTTTGCCAACGGGAACATCCAGTGCCTGCAGGACGTGGAGCGGTGCCTGCGGGACACGGGTGTGCAGGGGGTCAtgagtgcag AAGGCAACCTGCACAACCCCGCCCTGTTCGAAGGCCGGAGCCCTGCTGTGTGGGAGCTGGCGGAAGAGTACCTGGACCTCGTGCGCCAGCACCCCTGCCCGCTGTCCTACGTCCGGGCCCACCTCTTCAAGCTGTGGCACCACAC GCTGCAGGTGCACCAGCAGCTTCGAGAGGAGCTCGCCAAAGTGAAGACCCTGGAGGGCATTGCCGCTGTGAGCTGGGAGCTGAAGCTGCGCTGTCAG GAGGAGATGGCCAGGCAGCAGGGAGAGAAGCCCGCCAGTGACCTGCCATTTTTCCACTGGATCTGCCAGCCCTACGTCCGGCCAGG GCCCCGGGAGGGGAGCAGGAATGCTGGGGCTTGCAGTAAGCgggccctggaggaggaggagggcagcacGGAGGTCCTGTCCAAGAACAAGCAGAAGAAGCAGCTGAGGAACCCCCACAAGACCTTCGACCCATCTCTGAAGC CAAAATACGCAAAGTGTGACCAGTGTGGGAACCCAAAG GGCAATAGGTGCGTGTTCAATCTGTGCCGCGGCTGCTGTAAGAAGCGAGCCTTTAAGGAGACCGCAGATTGCCCAG GTCATGGGTtgctttttaaaaccaaattgGAGAAGTCTCTGGCCTGCAAAGGGCCCCAGCTTGGGCTGCAGGAGCCTcagcaggctgggcctggggcaccAGGTGGCTTCTCTGAAGTCGTGGGCAGTGCCCTGGCCTGA